A genomic stretch from Candidatus Bathyanammoxibius amoris includes:
- a CDS encoding cupin domain-containing protein codes for MTPIVYLLCLVLLCGCAHYVGDLEIIEELRHPTKFPDINKPEVLNITQVLATNRLGEGDKIKLVPLGETKYTSVQLMLVRSGVSVPPHLHKDHDVVIHVKGGSAIIIMNGTHYFVKEGDIILVPRKTWHEVRNTGEEPFAMVDVFYPPYQGEDIKFFKTREKDKKKIKRELEPREVPSSASGQGHGH; via the coding sequence GTGACCCCTATTGTTTACCTTCTCTGCTTGGTTTTACTGTGCGGGTGTGCTCATTACGTTGGAGATCTTGAGATTATCGAGGAGTTGAGACACCCGACAAAGTTCCCGGACATCAACAAGCCCGAAGTGCTGAACATCACACAAGTGCTGGCAACGAACCGGCTTGGGGAAGGTGACAAGATAAAGCTGGTACCACTGGGAGAGACAAAATACACAAGCGTCCAACTGATGCTGGTGCGAAGCGGTGTCTCGGTGCCGCCCCATCTGCACAAGGACCACGACGTGGTCATACATGTAAAGGGGGGGAGCGCTATAATAATAATGAACGGCACGCATTACTTTGTGAAGGAGGGAGACATAATCCTTGTGCCCCGGAAGACATGGCACGAGGTCAGGAACACGGGCGAAGAACCTTTTGCAATGGTAGACGTCTTTTATCCGCCCTACCAGGGAGAGGACATAAAGTTCTTTAAAACGAGAGAGAAAGATAAGAAGAAAATAAAGAGGGAGTTGGAGCCTAGAGAGGTGCCTTCAAGTGCGAGTGGACAGGGGCACGGTCATTAA
- a CDS encoding DUF362 domain-containing protein, translating to MNCEKTRREFLRDALGVGIACSLNHFLPGHVYASSLDTAGTSSILKPEVILCRSNKFLGSGGRANAELLRKAVDDGVMRITGVRTAPEAWSTLFKPKEMIGIKLNCLGKKPFSPHVALVEAIVEGLKSAGIRDDRIIIFDRTNKELAAAGFTIRKGGGLKSFGTDALAGGGYDPRLQMAGSVGSCFSKIVSRLCDAIINVPILKDHDLSGVSVSMKNFYGVIHNPNKYHDNNCNPYIAELNTHPYIRDKSRLIICDALVAQCNGGPAFKRRWSWPFGGILMGRDPVALDRISANIIEDRRKEVGLPTLKQVKREPKYINTAAALGLGEDDPEKIELIQT from the coding sequence TTGAACTGCGAGAAGACCCGAAGGGAATTTCTGCGAGACGCGCTTGGCGTGGGTATTGCCTGTTCTCTCAACCACTTCCTACCCGGCCACGTTTACGCCTCAAGCCTCGATACCGCGGGAACGTCTTCCATACTAAAACCGGAGGTGATCCTGTGCCGTTCCAATAAGTTCCTGGGCAGCGGCGGCAGGGCAAATGCGGAACTGCTCCGGAAGGCCGTAGACGACGGCGTGATGAGGATTACCGGGGTGCGTACCGCGCCTGAAGCCTGGTCAACCCTCTTCAAGCCAAAAGAGATGATAGGCATAAAACTCAACTGCCTGGGCAAGAAGCCCTTTTCCCCTCACGTAGCCCTGGTGGAGGCCATTGTGGAGGGCCTGAAATCAGCCGGTATAAGGGATGACCGCATTATCATCTTTGACAGGACCAACAAAGAACTGGCGGCGGCAGGGTTCACAATAAGAAAGGGCGGCGGGCTCAAAAGTTTTGGCACGGACGCGCTTGCGGGTGGCGGCTATGACCCGCGGCTCCAGATGGCCGGCAGCGTCGGCAGTTGCTTCAGCAAGATAGTATCCAGGCTTTGCGACGCCATCATAAACGTACCCATTCTCAAGGACCACGACCTCTCAGGCGTATCAGTCTCAATGAAGAATTTTTACGGCGTAATCCACAACCCCAATAAATACCACGATAACAACTGCAACCCTTACATTGCCGAGCTGAATACCCACCCCTACATAAGAGATAAGTCAAGACTTATCATCTGTGACGCTCTCGTGGCCCAGTGTAACGGCGGGCCGGCGTTTAAACGTCGTTGGTCATGGCCTTTCGGCGGTATACTGATGGGCAGAGACCCGGTGGCCCTGGACCGCATCAGTGCCAACATCATTGAAGACAGGAGGAAAGAGGTGGGGCTTCCCACCCTGAAACAGGTGAAACGCGAGCCCAAGTATATCAACACCGCTGCCGCCTTAGGCCTTGGGGAAGATGATCCCGAAAAGATAGAGCTTATCCAGACCTGA
- a CDS encoding NB-ARC domain-containing protein: protein MSEKLPIHNVNYVEGIPPGVISKIKDRISSADYEEIGDLLAETDFPDLKEIVCYKDMYRKHFPNTGFSAKEFSNVMDELYGLRCKIAHVRGYFTSLDLDKLLENTRKIARYLGSEKTAFANFVRDIEEHPEKVVIRIPPGFTIDYLCNIGIPNNVPTPDYEYEGGFIGREEDIKKVMQLLEGSLHRVITISGAGGVGKTALALRVIYSLVQQPVHKFDGIIWMSAKEESLSYLGIEDIEPTIKNYEQLLDTIFCVMGFGEPSDSVEKKGEDIQAIFDMHNCILVVIDNLETITDERTINFVLDPHPKTKVLITSRKGLGQVERRYELRQLKEKEAIHLFRQISKDKGLGSLTRLDDKTIRAYVNKVCCYPLAIKWVIGHVAMGKDISSIIDAVGETTSEISRFCFDHIYGELSYSSKKILCALSSFDEPPQAGVLKYVTNIEQRDFEDGIQELILVSLIVPEPYKGEQNQILTRYVLLSLTRRYIRKQIDRDSSLKREIEEKLQEVQATVEEAERAKKQYRFSLSNLGAISEEEKVAAMIVQTAFQKYQAGRYADAVDDYKRALGIAPGFASLYRNWGVMESQEGHSVEADRLMKKAAQLNPNDPQIWLTWGNMKRKGDRIKEALSYYEKAYKLSPDDYVILNALGQAKCRLGEHSEADKLFGRALKKETTGSARRHEIINRTSMAENLKRWSEELKKDRKHTEAEKKLKESLQQIEAAVKLDDSDYRSLDMRREILIELGYFYKVNNTNLALQYFKQAIVNKPSTYKEKKCTVMASFQASQIYFRKGELDKAKEMLPAKLLKYVRDKSDKDRELKDKLEDFYAKLYEVHNVLRGKIISVDETRGFAIIELLHVPGNTYLAHIEEFLPRICDLTEEACGKIVTFIPEEVRQGDSVKKTASNIRFIKEE from the coding sequence TGCAGAGACAGATTTTCCAGACTTAAAGGAAATCGTATGCTACAAAGACATGTATCGAAAACACTTTCCAAATACTGGCTTCTCAGCAAAAGAATTCTCTAATGTAATGGATGAGCTGTACGGTTTGCGATGCAAGATTGCTCATGTTAGAGGGTACTTTACAAGTTTAGACTTGGACAAATTATTAGAAAACACAAGAAAAATAGCTCGTTATTTAGGTTCTGAAAAGACGGCATTTGCTAACTTTGTTCGAGACATAGAGGAACATCCAGAAAAGGTTGTAATTAGGATACCACCGGGATTTACCATTGATTATTTGTGTAATATCGGAATACCTAATAATGTTCCCACGCCAGATTACGAATATGAAGGTGGATTTATTGGAAGAGAAGAGGACATTAAAAAGGTAATGCAATTATTAGAAGGGAGTCTCCATCGAGTAATTACAATCTCTGGAGCTGGAGGAGTTGGCAAGACAGCTCTCGCTTTACGGGTTATTTATTCACTTGTTCAACAGCCAGTTCACAAGTTTGATGGTATTATCTGGATGAGTGCAAAAGAAGAATCATTATCTTATCTAGGAATTGAAGATATAGAGCCGACAATAAAAAACTACGAACAGCTATTAGACACGATCTTTTGTGTTATGGGCTTTGGGGAGCCGAGCGATTCTGTAGAAAAGAAGGGAGAGGATATTCAGGCAATCTTTGATATGCATAATTGCATATTAGTTGTTATCGATAATTTGGAAACCATTACTGATGAGCGTACAATAAACTTTGTCCTTGACCCACACCCAAAAACAAAGGTTCTTATTACAAGCAGAAAAGGATTAGGTCAGGTTGAGAGGCGTTATGAACTTAGACAACTTAAAGAAAAAGAAGCTATTCACTTATTCCGTCAAATTTCTAAAGACAAAGGATTGGGTAGTCTAACAAGGCTCGATGATAAAACTATTAGAGCGTACGTGAATAAAGTATGTTGCTATCCGCTGGCTATCAAGTGGGTGATTGGGCATGTAGCAATGGGGAAGGATATTTCTAGTATAATTGATGCTGTCGGAGAAACAACTAGTGAAATTTCTCGTTTTTGTTTTGACCATATTTATGGCGAGCTTTCATATTCCTCAAAAAAAATACTTTGTGCTTTAAGTTCTTTCGACGAACCTCCTCAAGCCGGAGTGTTGAAGTATGTGACAAATATCGAACAGAGAGATTTTGAAGATGGAATCCAAGAATTAATACTAGTGTCCTTAATTGTACCAGAACCATATAAGGGTGAACAAAATCAGATTTTGACACGATATGTCTTGTTATCTCTAACTCGTAGATACATACGAAAGCAAATAGATAGGGATTCTTCTCTGAAAAGGGAAATTGAGGAGAAGTTGCAAGAAGTTCAAGCAACTGTTGAAGAAGCAGAACGCGCGAAAAAACAATATCGCTTCAGTTTGTCAAACTTGGGGGCTATTTCAGAAGAAGAAAAGGTTGCCGCAATGATTGTACAAACTGCTTTCCAAAAATACCAAGCAGGGAGATATGCTGATGCTGTTGATGATTACAAAAGAGCTCTGGGCATTGCTCCTGGCTTTGCTTCTTTATACAGAAACTGGGGGGTAATGGAATCTCAGGAAGGCCATTCCGTTGAAGCGGATAGACTGATGAAGAAAGCAGCACAACTTAATCCTAATGACCCGCAGATTTGGCTTACGTGGGGCAACATGAAAAGAAAGGGGGATAGAATAAAAGAGGCATTAAGCTATTATGAAAAGGCATACAAATTATCTCCCGATGACTATGTAATACTTAATGCCTTGGGGCAAGCTAAATGTCGCTTAGGTGAACATTCGGAAGCGGATAAATTGTTTGGGCGAGCTTTAAAGAAGGAAACTACAGGCTCAGCTAGACGTCATGAAATAATAAACCGCACAAGTATGGCTGAAAACCTTAAGCGATGGTCTGAGGAGCTAAAAAAAGACCGAAAGCATACGGAAGCCGAAAAGAAGTTGAAGGAGTCCTTACAACAGATTGAAGCAGCCGTAAAACTAGATGACAGTGATTATAGATCATTAGATATGCGCCGCGAGATTCTAATAGAGCTAGGCTACTTCTATAAAGTAAACAACACAAATTTAGCGCTACAATATTTTAAACAGGCTATTGTTAATAAACCTTCAACGTATAAAGAAAAAAAGTGTACCGTCATGGCGAGTTTCCAGGCATCACAAATATATTTCAGAAAAGGAGAACTTGATAAGGCAAAAGAGATGCTTCCAGCAAAGTTGCTTAAATATGTTAGAGACAAATCAGATAAAGATCGTGAACTTAAAGATAAACTCGAGGACTTCTACGCTAAACTATACGAAGTACATAATGTGTTGAGAGGCAAAATAATATCAGTAGATGAAACCAGAGGTTTTGCCATAATTGAGTTGCTTCATGTTCCTGGTAATACATATTTAGCTCATATTGAGGAATTTTTACCAAGGATTTGTGATCTTACGGAAGAGGCCTGTGGTAAAATTGTAACTTTTATTCCGGAAGAAGTTAGACAGGGAGATAGTGTAAAGAAAACTGCTAGCAACATTAGATTCATAAAGGAAGAATAG
- a CDS encoding tetratricopeptide repeat protein: MNTRRVTILAVIAALLLGLIEPCYAEVGAVDNFRVGLELLKEKKYGEAITQFKTATEKDPSKAEYYRRLGQAYAKNSMWEESIGAYTKCIELDPKNVQVYNNLGVVYATLGKPNDAITMYEKAMALDPNYVEAYNNKAVALMSGARMERAQKELEKALKIDPNHPQAHYNMGIIQARKGWPDKAMEEYRKAIELNPEYAEAYNNLGILLEDMGKEEEAAAQWKKAIEVRPDHVDGYYNLGAFYFNRQMYAEVLPVWQSLVELQPDNPWAHWRLAAAYGRLGMVEEAKKEIEIFNKTAPPADQIR; encoded by the coding sequence ATGAACACGAGAAGAGTTACTATATTAGCTGTCATCGCCGCTCTGCTTCTGGGGCTAATCGAGCCCTGTTATGCCGAGGTTGGTGCGGTGGACAATTTCCGCGTCGGGCTTGAACTGCTGAAAGAGAAGAAGTATGGCGAGGCAATCACGCAGTTTAAGACGGCAACTGAGAAGGATCCCTCAAAGGCGGAATACTATCGAAGGCTGGGCCAGGCCTACGCCAAGAACAGTATGTGGGAGGAGTCCATAGGGGCTTACACAAAGTGCATCGAGCTCGACCCGAAGAACGTGCAGGTCTATAACAATCTCGGGGTCGTGTATGCCACGCTGGGAAAGCCGAACGACGCGATTACGATGTATGAGAAGGCCATGGCGCTGGACCCGAACTACGTTGAGGCGTACAATAATAAAGCCGTTGCGCTGATGAGCGGGGCACGTATGGAACGGGCGCAGAAAGAGCTTGAGAAGGCGCTGAAGATAGACCCAAACCACCCGCAGGCCCATTATAATATGGGGATCATTCAAGCCAGGAAAGGTTGGCCTGATAAGGCAATGGAGGAGTACAGAAAGGCCATTGAGCTTAACCCGGAGTACGCGGAAGCCTACAACAACCTGGGCATACTACTGGAAGACATGGGAAAAGAAGAAGAGGCCGCAGCACAGTGGAAGAAGGCGATAGAGGTCAGGCCTGATCACGTCGACGGTTATTACAACCTGGGCGCGTTCTATTTCAACCGGCAGATGTATGCGGAGGTACTGCCTGTATGGCAGAGTCTAGTGGAACTGCAGCCGGATAACCCGTGGGCACATTGGCGGCTGGCCGCGGCATACGGCAGGCTGGGAATGGTTGAAGAAGCGAAGAAAGAGATAGAGATATTTAACAAAACTGCGCCGCCGGCGGACCAAATAAGATAA
- a CDS encoding O-acetyl-ADP-ribose deacetylase, with translation MTEITIKQGDITKEAVDAIVNAANKPLLGGGGVDGAIHRAAGPELLEECRPLGGCQTGEAKITKGYRLPAKHVIHTVGPVYGRSGGNDAELLGNCYTNSLLLARKHGLKTIAFPAISTGVYGYPKEDAAQVVYDAINNFISKDDSLDEISFVLFSGDDLKLYEKVFKK, from the coding sequence ATGACGGAAATTACGATTAAACAGGGGGATATAACGAAGGAGGCGGTGGACGCGATAGTGAATGCGGCCAATAAGCCGCTTCTTGGCGGTGGAGGCGTGGACGGGGCCATACATCGTGCTGCGGGGCCGGAGTTGCTTGAGGAGTGCAGACCGCTTGGTGGTTGTCAAACGGGTGAGGCGAAAATCACAAAAGGCTACCGCCTGCCCGCGAAACACGTGATACACACCGTTGGCCCGGTTTACGGGCGGTCTGGAGGTAATGACGCGGAACTCCTGGGTAATTGCTATACGAACAGCCTCCTTTTGGCCAGGAAGCATGGTCTTAAAACCATTGCCTTTCCCGCCATATCTACCGGAGTTTACGGCTACCCGAAGGAAGACGCGGCGCAAGTCGTTTATGATGCCATCAACAACTTTATTTCCAAAGACGATTCTCTGGATGAGATTAGTTTTGTACTGTTCTCAGGCGATGATTTGAAGTTGTACGAGAAGGTCTTCAAAAAATGA
- a CDS encoding adenylosuccinate synthase yields MSNTCVIGLQWGDEGKGKIIDILADAYDIIVRYQGGSNAGHTVVLDRTKFIFHLLPSGILHHNKQCVIANGVALDPAQLLVELEEFKKHNIPIEDKLFVSDRAHVVFPYHKLLDLESESGKRDEKIGTTGRGIGPCYADKMSRTGMRIVDLYHPKHFKNRLKEIVAEKNVILQTFYEAGPLSWKEIYKEYVKYAEELKPYICDTVVFLNAAIKQSKRILFEGAQGTMLDVDFGTYPYVTSSNPSVCGVSSGTGISPRYINDIYGVMKAYTTRVGSGPFPTEAEKELSEALRERGTEYGATTGRPRRCGWFDAVAVRYAVTINAADSTVLTKLDVLDSLESIKVCVAYKINKHTYDTFPSDLTLLPDCKPVYEEIPGWLEDTSKITEADKLPERAREYIRFLEKIVGLRIRMVSVGPERKQIIRISHD; encoded by the coding sequence ATGTCCAACACCTGTGTGATTGGTCTCCAGTGGGGCGACGAAGGCAAGGGTAAGATTATTGACATCCTTGCCGATGCCTACGATATTATTGTCAGGTACCAGGGCGGCAGTAATGCCGGCCATACTGTCGTGCTGGACAGGACCAAGTTCATATTTCACTTGCTGCCCTCTGGCATCTTGCACCACAACAAGCAGTGCGTAATAGCTAACGGGGTAGCTTTAGACCCGGCCCAGCTCCTTGTGGAACTCGAAGAGTTCAAAAAGCACAACATCCCTATTGAAGATAAGTTGTTTGTTAGCGACCGTGCGCACGTGGTCTTTCCGTACCATAAGCTTCTTGACCTTGAGTCGGAGTCCGGAAAGAGGGACGAAAAAATAGGCACGACCGGGCGTGGAATCGGCCCCTGCTATGCAGATAAGATGTCACGGACGGGTATGAGAATAGTAGACCTCTATCATCCCAAACATTTCAAGAATAGACTCAAAGAAATTGTCGCAGAGAAGAACGTTATACTGCAGACTTTCTACGAAGCGGGACCACTGTCCTGGAAGGAAATATACAAGGAGTATGTCAAGTATGCAGAAGAACTAAAACCTTACATCTGCGACACCGTTGTTTTCTTGAACGCGGCCATAAAACAGTCTAAACGGATACTCTTTGAGGGAGCCCAGGGAACCATGCTGGACGTAGACTTCGGCACCTATCCTTACGTCACGTCATCCAACCCGAGTGTGTGCGGTGTGTCTTCCGGGACAGGCATTTCTCCAAGGTATATAAACGACATATACGGCGTTATGAAGGCCTACACCACGAGGGTGGGAAGCGGTCCGTTCCCCACAGAGGCGGAAAAGGAACTGAGTGAGGCGCTAAGGGAAAGGGGTACGGAATATGGGGCCACTACGGGAAGGCCAAGACGCTGCGGATGGTTTGACGCCGTGGCCGTGCGTTATGCCGTAACCATCAACGCTGCGGACTCCACAGTACTCACAAAACTGGACGTACTCGACAGCCTGGAAAGCATAAAGGTATGCGTGGCATATAAGATCAACAAACATACCTATGATACGTTTCCCTCTGACCTTACACTCCTGCCCGATTGTAAACCGGTATACGAAGAAATACCGGGCTGGTTGGAAGACACCTCGAAAATTACCGAAGCGGACAAGCTGCCGGAAAGGGCCAGGGAATACATACGCTTTCTTGAGAAAATTGTCGGACTTAGAATAAGAATGGTCTCGGTAGGACCGGAACGTAAACAAATCATACGCATCTCCCATGATTGA
- a CDS encoding phosphatidate cytidylyltransferase — translation MSSSHGTRIVFGTAMMAALVGILYLDFVFDTDIGLGCLTIVIGTVGLLELYGIAANKGFDPFRRSGVVGGILIFATCWYEARTRGSISLNLTLMFAFVCWLFLWQGVKRDLKHIIENVSITIFGTLYVFFFLSFSMAIRYLPGGKGLIILFGIILMSKCTDIGAYFIGKEFGKHRLFPTISPNKTLEGVIGGILSCIVIAVAWNLVPQISILPLAWAVPFGLLIAVASIGGDLAESMLKRDAGVKDSGNLVPSFGGTLDVIDGVLVSLPAGYYFLLLFYSWNQHLAKLQ, via the coding sequence GTGAGCTCCTCACACGGAACGAGAATAGTATTCGGCACAGCCATGATGGCGGCACTCGTCGGCATCCTGTACCTGGACTTCGTTTTTGACACAGACATCGGCCTTGGATGCCTCACTATTGTGATTGGCACCGTAGGGTTACTTGAATTATACGGAATTGCCGCTAATAAAGGGTTCGACCCGTTTAGACGTTCCGGTGTTGTGGGCGGTATACTTATCTTTGCAACCTGCTGGTACGAAGCAAGAACCCGCGGTAGTATCTCTCTAAATCTTACTCTCATGTTTGCTTTCGTCTGCTGGCTGTTTCTCTGGCAAGGCGTAAAGAGAGACCTGAAACACATCATAGAAAACGTGTCCATTACCATCTTTGGGACGCTGTACGTATTCTTCTTCCTGTCCTTTTCCATGGCCATCCGCTACCTGCCGGGAGGTAAGGGGCTGATTATACTATTTGGCATCATTCTCATGTCCAAGTGTACGGACATTGGGGCCTATTTTATAGGTAAAGAATTCGGCAAGCACAGGCTTTTCCCAACCATCAGCCCCAATAAGACCTTGGAAGGCGTTATTGGCGGTATACTCTCCTGCATAGTAATCGCCGTGGCCTGGAATCTGGTCCCACAGATCAGCATCTTACCGCTGGCGTGGGCCGTCCCGTTCGGGTTATTGATAGCCGTCGCCTCAATAGGTGGAGACCTGGCAGAGTCCATGCTGAAGAGAGACGCGGGCGTAAAGGACTCCGGAAATCTTGTACCATCGTTTGGCGGCACTCTAGACGTGATAGACGGTGTTCTGGTAAGCTTGCCCGCGGGTTATTATTTCCTCCTGTTGTTTTATAGTTGGAATCAACACCTTGCAAAACTCCAGTAG
- the ybeY gene encoding rRNA maturation RNase YbeY yields the protein MKITVTNLQDAHPIKKRRVREVVKEVLRRENMDAELNIAFVDKDEMTKLNKRFLGHKEPTDVLSFLLDTGAKGINGEIAVCVPVAVEYAAGAETDVEGEVMLYVVHGVLHLLGYDDQDKKNARTMHLLERDILSGLGYTVAAV from the coding sequence ATGAAAATAACTGTAACCAACCTGCAAGACGCCCATCCCATAAAGAAACGGCGGGTGAGGGAAGTGGTGAAGGAGGTCCTGCGTCGTGAAAACATGGACGCTGAGCTCAACATCGCCTTCGTAGATAAAGACGAGATGACAAAGCTCAACAAAAGATTTCTCGGCCACAAAGAGCCCACCGACGTCCTGTCCTTTCTCCTCGACACGGGCGCAAAAGGCATAAACGGCGAGATAGCCGTCTGTGTGCCCGTAGCCGTTGAGTACGCCGCCGGGGCAGAAACTGATGTTGAGGGGGAGGTCATGCTGTACGTAGTCCACGGGGTACTTCACCTGTTGGGTTATGACGACCAGGACAAAAAAAACGCCAGGACGATGCACCTTCTGGAGAGGGACATACTCTCAGGGCTGGGATATACAGTTGCAGCCGTTTAA
- a CDS encoding FmdE family protein, protein MAVETTKFNKDFFDEVEPIKLEDPLAVVLGAIDKGEPLVYTYGDAVKMAGHSCPAISGTYKMTQLALKKLYPDKNPVRGEIKVKFKGGVEDKVNGPVSQVVTFITGAAPESGFSGLGGGRYNRKNLLTFDASQEPPADCICSVEFERMDTGKKIEITYSNYMLGGNPKMGALMPKAVTGKATDEEQKEFGELWHERIKTILFDPPEGMFVIKELN, encoded by the coding sequence ATGGCCGTTGAAACCACGAAGTTTAATAAAGATTTCTTTGATGAAGTAGAGCCCATAAAATTAGAAGACCCCCTCGCGGTAGTGCTCGGGGCGATAGATAAAGGCGAGCCGCTGGTCTATACATACGGTGACGCCGTAAAGATGGCGGGCCACTCATGCCCTGCCATTTCCGGGACGTACAAGATGACACAGCTGGCGCTCAAGAAGCTTTACCCGGACAAGAACCCGGTCAGGGGCGAGATAAAGGTCAAGTTCAAGGGCGGCGTTGAGGATAAGGTGAACGGCCCGGTGTCCCAGGTGGTGACTTTTATAACCGGCGCAGCGCCGGAAAGCGGTTTCAGCGGGCTTGGCGGCGGCCGCTACAACAGGAAGAACCTCCTCACCTTCGACGCGAGCCAGGAACCCCCTGCGGACTGTATATGCTCGGTGGAATTTGAGCGGATGGACACGGGTAAGAAGATAGAGATAACGTATTCAAATTACATGCTAGGCGGCAACCCAAAGATGGGTGCGCTTATGCCGAAGGCCGTGACCGGGAAGGCCACGGACGAAGAGCAGAAGGAGTTCGGAGAACTCTGGCACGAGAGGATAAAGACCATCCTCTTTGACCCGCCGGAGGGTATGTTCGTTATAAAGGAGCTGAATTAG
- a CDS encoding isoprenyl transferase yields the protein MIENNQPRHIAIIMDGNGRWAQRRGFTRIKGHIRGVESVREITTECAKKHIEQLTLYAFSKENWSRPRYEVAILMRLLKRYLIRERPTILENNIRFTVIGQIEGLPKDIRKEISINIEESTSNTGTILCLALNYGGRAEIVDAARDIARDVANGKLSLDDIDEKCLKHHLYTSDMRDPDLLIRTGGDMRVSNFLLWEISYAELWVTPVCWPDFRKENLEEAIRDYCKRERRFGGLIE from the coding sequence ATGATTGAAAATAACCAGCCCAGGCACATTGCTATAATCATGGACGGCAACGGCCGCTGGGCTCAACGCCGCGGGTTCACAAGGATAAAAGGTCATATCCGGGGGGTTGAATCGGTTAGAGAGATAACAACCGAATGCGCCAAGAAGCATATAGAACAACTTACTTTATATGCCTTCTCTAAAGAAAACTGGTCACGCCCGAGATACGAGGTCGCCATACTGATGCGGCTTCTCAAGCGTTACCTGATTCGTGAGCGTCCAACCATTCTGGAGAATAATATCCGCTTCACGGTAATAGGTCAGATCGAAGGCCTCCCAAAGGACATACGGAAAGAGATCTCCATAAATATAGAAGAGAGTACATCGAACACCGGTACTATCTTGTGCCTCGCCCTTAACTATGGAGGCAGGGCGGAGATCGTAGACGCCGCCAGGGATATTGCCCGCGACGTGGCAAACGGCAAGCTGTCCCTGGACGATATAGACGAGAAGTGCCTCAAGCATCATCTGTACACGTCAGACATGAGAGACCCGGACCTGCTCATAAGGACGGGTGGAGATATGAGAGTCAGTAATTTCCTTCTATGGGAAATCTCCTACGCCGAACTCTGGGTAACCCCGGTGTGCTGGCCGGACTTCAGGAAGGAGAACCTGGAAGAAGCCATTAGAGACTACTGTAAGAGGGAGAGACGCTTCGGCGGCCTTATAGAGTGA
- a CDS encoding PhoH family protein: MQNSSSLKPGKEDKSIQKTIELEDVEQAAILFGSHDKHLRLIRSALGLKISARNDLLKIDGEEAQVKKAGEVFGLLIDIVRRQGVLESKTVAEVIDTVESGRPPISARKPLEVSITGVSVRPKTEGQAKYVEAIGVNDLVFCIGPAGTGKTYMAVAMALSAIKMGALKRIVLARPAIEAGEKLGYLPGDIQAKVNPFLKPLYDALEDMMAPAQVRKYIENEIIEILPLAFMRGRTLNDSFIILDEAQNCTIRQMKTFLTRLGVKGKVVATGDITQVDLPPGEPSGLIDVQQRLKGVNGVDFVYLTRRDIVRHRLVQDIVDAYGSHEETS, translated from the coding sequence TTGCAAAACTCCAGTAGCCTAAAGCCGGGTAAAGAAGATAAGTCCATCCAAAAGACTATAGAACTGGAGGACGTTGAACAGGCCGCAATCCTGTTTGGAAGCCACGATAAACATCTTCGCCTGATACGAAGCGCGCTGGGTCTAAAGATTTCCGCCAGAAACGACCTTCTTAAGATAGACGGCGAAGAGGCGCAGGTGAAAAAGGCCGGAGAGGTGTTCGGTCTTCTGATAGATATAGTACGCCGGCAAGGTGTGCTTGAGTCAAAAACTGTTGCGGAGGTAATAGACACCGTCGAAAGCGGAAGACCGCCCATTTCCGCCAGAAAGCCTCTAGAGGTGTCTATAACGGGTGTTTCTGTAAGGCCGAAAACTGAGGGCCAGGCCAAATACGTTGAGGCGATAGGGGTCAACGACCTGGTATTCTGTATCGGTCCTGCCGGTACGGGGAAGACCTATATGGCCGTTGCCATGGCCCTTTCAGCCATCAAGATGGGTGCCCTGAAAAGGATCGTGCTGGCCAGACCTGCCATCGAGGCCGGTGAAAAGCTGGGCTATCTGCCCGGCGACATACAGGCGAAGGTGAACCCCTTTCTCAAGCCCCTTTACGATGCACTCGAGGACATGATGGCACCCGCACAGGTAAGGAAATACATAGAAAACGAGATAATAGAAATCCTTCCACTCGCCTTCATGAGGGGCCGGACGCTCAACGATTCCTTCATAATACTCGACGAGGCACAGAACTGCACGATAAGGCAGATGAAGACCTTCCTGACCAGGCTTGGGGTGAAAGGGAAGGTGGTGGCCACCGGCGATATCACCCAGGTAGACCTGCCGCCCGGTGAGCCCTCCGGCCTTATTGACGTGCAGCAAAGACTGAAGGGCGTTAACGGTGTAGATTTTGTCTACCTGACGCGAAGAGACATAGTACGCCACAGGCTTGTGCAGGATATAGTAGACGCATACGGCTCGCATGAAGAGACCTCATGA